In a single window of the Acidobacteriota bacterium genome:
- a CDS encoding protein kinase: protein MLGRFILKSWKALSPWRLAWVWSFLGCLVLSSPVVALDPNKAITEYGFFTWQEELPQNSVHRLAQTPDGYLWFSTYEGLVRFDGVQFTVFDTRNTPELKSNSVGPICVGLDGTLWAVSSTGLLSYRNHRFTSYTTEDGLPHKVTQDVYTAQDGSIWVNTFGGYAVIRNGKISSFPGSLDILNQHSVMFGETEQGLLAFTPDVGIVRVTPSETVKISLASEFDALADNQHSCLFQDRDGTLWGANLGKLHHLVNGKVTTYTVADGLLPLQISVMYRDRDGNLWMGFEGGGLGRLTAGHFTYFSQKDGLTNDLVRTIYEDQEGNLWVGTTGGGLNCFKDEKFTVYNKRHGLADNNVRVVLEDRQGNLWIGTNGNGLNCLKPDRSVVTYTAETGLLNNFIRSLAEDHTGAIWVGFNGSGVVRIANGQVTSFQGHPGQTQQPVYAILEDRHGTMWFGTRAGGLTRYENGTFRTYTTADGLAHNSVVVLVEDKIGDGLWVGSFLGLHYFKDETFRVWHSQDGMPDDTVRSLAVDSAGTVWVSTNGGLARLKNGRMTPITTRNGLADNAVFSMLEDRSGYLWMSSNRGISRVRKQDIEDFCDGKRPSFTHEAFTRDDGMRNNQCNGIAQPAAICGRDGRFWFAGVAGLITIHPDHILRNPVPPPIAVEQVLVDGKSVDLAASVELAPGADKLEFRYTALSFLAPAKVRFKVMLEGYDRAWIETGDQRRIGYTNLPPRSYRFRVLACNNDGVWNETGAAFTFRIRPHWYQTPWAYLAGFALIAGSVYGGVRLRLRALNRRAAQLEAVVVERTAELATKNAELAENIEQVRLAKLETERKNTELDQKVAALDRANQDLIISHQQADRIFSALAEALPGTVLEGKYRLEEKIGSGGFGAVFRGTHLVLHRPIAVKVFRPAPGNDSADAVERFRLEGVSSSRINHPNAIQVFDSGISAEGIAYLVMELLDGCSLSEELHIRKRLSLRRTLRVMRAVCEGLAEAHRLGIIHRDIKPANIFLHRSPEGEVVKVVDFGVAKMLDDSEASGKKLTVTGGIVGTPTYMAPERLWDGTYDGRSDIYSVGIMFYECLCGRPPFVSENNSAYHLIVAHLNELPPSLRSINPTIPPEVDAAVLKALVKQPEARPTAREFADLLRALTEQFAEYDTDDEVEGPHQRLADQPTVALDSLQQPLDMPLADQVTQIVTIPSRSTAETSLNNQVTGEILNPYSSGND from the coding sequence ATGCTCGGTCGCTTCATTTTGAAAAGCTGGAAAGCTCTGTCCCCCTGGCGGTTGGCCTGGGTGTGGTCGTTTCTTGGGTGTCTGGTGTTGTCATCGCCAGTGGTTGCGCTTGACCCAAACAAAGCGATCACTGAGTACGGGTTTTTTACCTGGCAGGAGGAATTGCCGCAAAATTCCGTCCATCGCCTGGCTCAAACCCCGGATGGATACCTCTGGTTTTCGACCTATGAAGGACTGGTTCGCTTTGACGGAGTGCAGTTCACCGTTTTTGATACCCGAAACACCCCAGAACTCAAATCAAACAGCGTCGGTCCGATCTGTGTTGGACTTGATGGAACACTCTGGGCGGTTTCAAGCACAGGACTGCTTTCCTATCGGAACCACCGATTCACCAGTTATACCACCGAAGACGGATTACCCCATAAAGTCACCCAGGATGTATATACCGCACAGGATGGCTCCATCTGGGTCAACACCTTTGGCGGATACGCCGTGATCCGAAACGGGAAAATTTCCTCATTTCCTGGATCTCTCGACATTCTCAACCAACATTCCGTGATGTTTGGCGAAACCGAGCAGGGGCTCCTGGCTTTTACACCGGATGTCGGCATCGTGCGGGTCACACCTTCGGAAACTGTCAAGATTTCATTGGCCAGTGAGTTTGATGCCCTGGCTGACAATCAACATTCCTGCCTGTTTCAGGACCGCGATGGCACCCTGTGGGGGGCAAACCTGGGGAAACTCCATCATTTGGTCAACGGAAAAGTTACCACCTACACCGTTGCCGATGGCCTGCTGCCGCTCCAAATCAGTGTTATGTATCGGGATCGAGATGGCAATTTGTGGATGGGATTTGAAGGCGGTGGTTTAGGACGCTTGACCGCTGGACATTTTACCTACTTTTCTCAAAAAGACGGCCTGACCAATGATCTGGTCCGAACCATTTATGAAGATCAGGAAGGCAATCTCTGGGTTGGTACCACTGGCGGCGGGCTCAACTGCTTTAAAGATGAGAAGTTTACCGTCTACAACAAGCGCCATGGGCTGGCGGATAACAACGTGCGGGTGGTGCTTGAAGATCGTCAGGGAAATTTGTGGATCGGCACCAACGGCAATGGGCTTAATTGCCTCAAGCCTGATCGGTCAGTTGTGACCTATACTGCTGAAACTGGCTTACTTAACAATTTTATTCGCTCACTCGCTGAAGACCACACCGGGGCCATTTGGGTTGGGTTCAATGGTTCTGGCGTGGTGCGGATTGCCAATGGTCAGGTGACATCCTTTCAGGGTCACCCTGGGCAAACGCAACAACCCGTGTATGCCATTCTGGAGGACCGCCACGGGACGATGTGGTTTGGAACTCGCGCTGGCGGCCTCACCCGATATGAAAACGGTACTTTTCGGACCTACACCACGGCGGATGGTTTGGCACACAACTCAGTGGTGGTCCTGGTGGAAGACAAAATCGGCGATGGTCTGTGGGTTGGGTCATTTTTGGGGTTGCACTATTTCAAAGATGAGACGTTTCGCGTGTGGCACTCTCAAGATGGAATGCCTGATGACACCGTCCGTTCACTCGCGGTTGATTCGGCTGGCACTGTTTGGGTCAGCACGAATGGTGGACTGGCCCGGCTCAAAAACGGGCGGATGACCCCGATTACAACTCGCAATGGGCTGGCGGATAACGCCGTGTTTTCAATGCTGGAAGACCGGAGCGGATACCTCTGGATGAGTTCCAATCGGGGCATTTCGCGGGTACGCAAACAGGATATCGAGGATTTTTGCGATGGCAAGCGTCCATCATTTACCCATGAAGCCTTCACCCGTGACGATGGCATGCGCAATAACCAGTGCAACGGGATTGCCCAACCGGCGGCGATTTGTGGACGTGATGGGCGCTTCTGGTTTGCCGGGGTGGCCGGTCTGATCACGATTCACCCGGATCACATCCTGCGGAATCCGGTTCCGCCGCCGATTGCGGTCGAACAGGTTCTGGTTGATGGGAAGTCGGTTGATTTGGCGGCATCAGTCGAATTGGCGCCAGGGGCGGACAAACTGGAGTTTCGCTACACTGCGCTCAGTTTTCTGGCACCAGCCAAAGTTCGATTCAAGGTCATGCTCGAAGGCTATGACCGGGCGTGGATTGAAACCGGCGATCAACGACGGATTGGCTACACCAACTTGCCGCCGCGTTCCTACCGGTTCAGAGTCCTGGCCTGCAACAACGATGGCGTCTGGAATGAGACCGGAGCCGCTTTTACGTTCAGAATTCGCCCGCACTGGTACCAAACACCGTGGGCCTATCTGGCTGGATTCGCTCTGATTGCCGGGAGCGTGTATGGCGGGGTTCGGCTGCGACTACGGGCACTCAATCGGCGAGCGGCCCAACTTGAAGCCGTCGTGGTCGAGCGCACCGCCGAACTGGCCACGAAAAATGCCGAACTGGCTGAAAATATTGAACAGGTTCGACTCGCCAAGCTTGAAACCGAGCGCAAAAATACCGAACTGGATCAGAAAGTTGCCGCACTCGACCGGGCCAATCAGGATTTGATCATTTCTCATCAGCAGGCGGACCGGATTTTCTCGGCTCTGGCAGAAGCCTTGCCGGGAACGGTTTTGGAAGGGAAGTACCGGCTTGAAGAGAAAATCGGCTCTGGCGGCTTTGGGGCTGTGTTTCGTGGAACGCATCTGGTGCTTCATCGTCCGATTGCCGTCAAAGTCTTTCGCCCGGCACCGGGAAACGATTCGGCGGATGCGGTTGAACGGTTCCGCCTGGAGGGGGTTTCTTCGTCACGCATCAACCATCCGAATGCCATTCAGGTGTTTGACTCTGGAATTTCGGCTGAAGGCATTGCCTATCTGGTGATGGAGTTGCTGGATGGATGTTCGCTCAGCGAGGAACTCCATATTCGAAAACGATTGAGCCTCCGCCGGACCCTGAGGGTGATGCGCGCCGTGTGTGAAGGACTCGCCGAAGCCCACCGCCTGGGGATCATCCATCGCGACATCAAACCAGCCAATATTTTTTTACACCGGTCACCGGAAGGCGAAGTCGTCAAAGTTGTGGATTTCGGGGTAGCCAAGATGCTTGATGATTCGGAAGCCAGCGGAAAGAAATTAACGGTAACCGGCGGCATCGTGGGGACCCCGACTTATATGGCACCTGAACGACTCTGGGACGGCACCTATGACGGACGATCAGATATTTATAGCGTTGGAATCATGTTTTACGAGTGTCTATGTGGTCGTCCGCCCTTTGTGAGTGAAAACAACAGTGCCTATCATCTGATTGTGGCGCATCTGAATGAATTGCCGCCCTCGCTCCGATCAATTAATCCAACGATTCCACCAGAAGTTGATGCTGCCGTCCTCAAGGCACTGGTCAAGCAACCAGAGGCCCGTCCAACGGCAC
- a CDS encoding NADH-quinone oxidoreductase subunit C, protein MSDETPKAEKPKPTPPAKPAGGAARPTPTKKEAVQVIFELTGDPLIETLKAKFPGAIKEAQLIHNQQVIRVALESTYQVLCFLKSEADPDFNFLTDLTAVHFPDRGFEVIYQLYAMDEARRLRVKTDVTEQDSVPSVVDLWSTANWLEREVFDLFGIRFANHPDLRRILLPEGWEGHPLRKDYPLEYQDNQWVADHLNILELPVNADLTGKFE, encoded by the coding sequence ATGTCGGATGAGACCCCGAAGGCCGAGAAGCCTAAACCAACTCCCCCAGCCAAACCCGCCGGAGGTGCCGCCAGGCCGACACCGACGAAGAAAGAAGCCGTCCAGGTTATTTTTGAACTGACCGGCGACCCGTTGATCGAAACCCTTAAAGCCAAATTTCCGGGTGCGATCAAGGAAGCGCAACTGATCCACAATCAACAGGTGATCCGTGTCGCGTTGGAGTCAACCTATCAGGTGCTGTGCTTTCTCAAATCAGAAGCCGACCCCGATTTTAATTTTTTGACCGACCTGACCGCCGTTCACTTCCCGGACCGTGGGTTTGAAGTCATTTATCAGTTGTATGCCATGGATGAAGCTCGTCGGTTACGGGTCAAAACTGATGTCACCGAACAGGACAGCGTTCCATCCGTGGTTGATCTCTGGAGCACCGCCAACTGGCTAGAGCGCGAAGTCTTTGATTTGTTCGGCATCCGGTTTGCCAATCACCCGGACTTGAGACGGATTCTGCTTCCGGAAGGCTGGGAGGGTCACCCATTACGCAAGGATTACCCGCTCGAATATCAGGATAATCAATGGGTTGCCGATCATTTAAACATCCTTGAACTCCCGGTCAATGCAGATTTGACGGGGAAATTTGAATAG
- a CDS encoding NADH-quinone oxidoreductase subunit D — protein MTNRPVSNFNFETTLHPDEMIVSMGPQHPSTHGVLRVVLKLDGETVTDLDCDIGYLHRGAEKIFEHRVYPMIAPYFDRLDYIAAVSNGLVYVEIVEKAMAIEVPLRAQYLRVILTELNRLSSHLLWLGTHALDIGAFTILLWAFREREEILKIFENFFGARLTCHAFRIGGMTYDAYDGFEAQVTAFTDMFPKRLEEYETMLNENRIWLGRTVGVGIISGKDAIDLGLSGPPLRGSGVEYDVRKSHPYECYADLDFDIPIGENGDTFDRYLVRMEEMRQSRRIIQQALKKLPGGPVMAKVPKVLRPPAGELYHSNESPKGELGLFLVADGSTQPVRLRVRPPSFVNLQALKKMAVGSLIADVVAVIGTLDIVLGEIDR, from the coding sequence ATGACGAACCGCCCAGTTTCCAACTTTAACTTTGAAACCACGCTTCATCCAGATGAGATGATTGTGAGTATGGGACCGCAGCACCCAAGTACCCATGGGGTGTTGCGCGTGGTCTTAAAGCTCGATGGTGAAACAGTCACGGACCTGGATTGCGACATTGGCTATTTGCACCGTGGTGCGGAAAAGATCTTTGAACATCGGGTCTATCCGATGATTGCCCCCTATTTTGATCGGCTGGACTATATTGCGGCGGTTTCAAACGGGCTGGTGTATGTGGAAATCGTTGAAAAAGCCATGGCGATTGAAGTTCCTCTTCGGGCTCAGTATTTGCGCGTGATCTTGACCGAACTCAACCGGCTGTCGAGCCATTTGCTCTGGCTTGGCACCCACGCCCTCGACATTGGCGCGTTCACCATCCTGCTCTGGGCGTTTCGTGAGCGCGAAGAAATTCTTAAAATCTTTGAAAATTTCTTTGGGGCACGCCTGACCTGCCACGCCTTTCGCATCGGCGGGATGACCTATGATGCCTATGACGGGTTTGAAGCTCAGGTCACGGCTTTTACCGACATGTTCCCCAAACGGCTTGAAGAGTATGAAACCATGCTCAATGAAAACCGCATCTGGCTTGGGCGAACGGTTGGGGTCGGTATCATTTCCGGGAAGGATGCGATTGATCTTGGGTTAAGTGGGCCGCCGCTTCGCGGGTCAGGCGTGGAATACGATGTCCGCAAATCGCATCCATATGAGTGCTATGCCGATCTGGACTTTGACATCCCAATTGGTGAAAACGGTGATACGTTTGATCGCTATCTGGTCCGAATGGAAGAAATGCGGCAAAGTCGCCGCATCATTCAACAGGCACTGAAGAAGCTGCCAGGCGGTCCGGTGATGGCAAAGGTCCCCAAAGTTCTTCGGCCACCAGCCGGCGAACTCTATCATTCGAATGAAAGCCCGAAAGGCGAACTGGGCCTGTTTTTGGTCGCTGATGGATCAACCCAACCAGTCCGGCTCCGGGTTCGCCCTCCATCATTTGTCAATTTGCAGGCACTCAAGAAAATGGCGGTTGGCTCGCTCATCGCTGACGTGGTGGCGGTGATTGGAACACTTGACATTGTCCTGGGTGAAATTGACCGCTGA